The DNA segment TAAGCCACAAATATTTGACCCGCGAGGAATTGTATTTTGAAATGGAACAAAATAAGGTGGGCGGCGGTAAGGACTGTTGGTCTCACCTTATTTTTCTGGCCGAATTGGATGGTATTTTATGCAGCGGTATAAAAAAAGATAAAAGCCAAACTTATGCGATCCTTTGCGACCGGGTGTCGAGACCGGCTTCGATCAGCAGGGATGAAGCGCTGGCTAAATTGGCGTTTAAATATTTTTCAAGTCATTGTCCGGCGAGTCTCAATGATTTTATCTGGTGGTCAGGTTTGCCTATAACTGCTGCAAAAAGGGCGCTGGAGATCATAAAGCCAGGTTTTATTTCTGAGACTATTGCAGATCAGGAATTCTGGTTCCCTGAAAATTTTTCCAGATCTGCCCCTGTAGCCTCTTCTGTATATCTGTTGCCGGCTTTTGACGAGTTTCTCATCAGTTATAAAGATAGAACTGCAGCATTCCCTTTGAGGCATCACTCCAAAGCATTTACCAATAATGGGATTTTTCATCCGGTCATTGTAGTCGGAGGAAAGGTGAAAGGGATATGGAAGCGAACCATAAAGAAAAATAAGGTTTATTTTGAGTCGCAATTTTTTGACGATGTGTCTAAAGAGGTTTTAGATTTAACAAAGAACGCAGCCTTAAAATTCGCCGCATTTCTTGATAAAGAGATCGAGTATATTCAGCCAACCTAAGACAACATTTTTTATATCCGGGCATTTGGGCTATCTTTGTCTCAATGAATTCTATAAGGCAGTTAAATAAAACATACAACGATCAGTTTGCTACGCAATTGCGGACAGCAACCGCTATGTTCTGCCGTTTTCTCTCCCTGCAATACCGCCTGGGAGATTCTTTTCTTAAAAGCAGCAAGGACTTTATTAATTAAGCCCCGGCCTTTCTAAAGGTTTGGGGATGGTTACCTTAATTCCTTTTTCTTTTATCTTTTAATTTTTCTATCATGAAAAAATTGGACATGGCATCCCTTTTTGGGCTTGTGCTTATGCTGGTTTCTTTGCTGAACCTATGCGTTTTATTGCTTGCAATCTTATTGTTAAAACCAATATGGATTGGCTTTTCTATTGTCTTTTTTGTGTTGCTGATGGAAATGCGATTGCTGTTGATGAAATCGAAGATAAATCCTTAAGAAAGATGGAGAAATTAATCAGGAGGAGCCGGGATTTTGATGATTTGGCCCCAGTTGAGTTTCAGACTGGGGCAGCAGAATTTATCAAATTATTTGACCAATTTAATCCATAACTATATGAATACGACTTCATTAAAGATAGACAATACCCCCATTATTTTATCAACAGGAATTTTTGACTTGTTAAAAGATCACATCAGAAGAAGAAAATTAAGCAAATTCAATGAAGAAAAACTAAAGCTGGAACTTCGCTATGCGAAACAGGTATTAAGAAAAGAATTGCCGGAAGATGTGGTGACCGTAGATACCTGTGTCCGGGTAAAGGAGCTGGAATCCGGAAATGAATTTACCTATACCCTGGTGGCTCCGGGAAAAGCCAGAGATAAGCATAAGACCCTTTCGATCTTATCCCCAATCGGCGTAGCAATGCTTGGCTATGTTAAAGGAGCTAAGTTGCAATGGGAGATGGCTGATGGAATTAAAGCTTACCAGATAGAAGAGGTAACAAAACTGGGATAGCCTGGTCTTTTAACCCTGTTCAGGATCAGGTCCTGAACAGGGTGCTTATGGTACATCTCTTATGATTTGGAAACCTGCAATTCCGGGCTGGCAGGAATGGGCTTGGTACTGGCTCTATATTTAGCCAGATTAATCAGGAGTACGCTTGCCAGAATGACAATTAGCCCTAAAATCTGGATCAGGGTCACTTTTTCATTGGTAAAACAAACACTTAGCAATACCGCAACCACAGGATTTACATAGGCATAGGTGCTCACTTGTGTTGCAGGGCGGACACTTAGTAACCATACATAAGCACTAAAGGCTGCAATAGAGCCAAAGATGATCAGGTAACCGATCGATAGCCAGGCATCCAGGGGAATGTTCTGCCAATGAAAACCTTTGAATTCTGAACTCAAAAAGCTGCCCGGCAGGAAAGCAATCCCTGCAGCAATCATTTGCCATGCAGTATTCACGGCTACAGAACTCTGTGGATCGGATTTATACTTGGAGAATAAAGATCCACCAGCCCATGCAATCGGGCCAATCATCAATAAAGCCATTCCTAAAATCTGCATATTGCTTTGACTGGTATTCAGCGAATGCATGATCTGTTCTCCAAATAATAGAATAACTCCAATAAAACCTATGATGAGGCCTGCTATGGTAGATTTGCTGCTCAGGTTTTCTTTCCATTTTGGTTTATCCAGAATTACAAACCAGATGGCAGCGGAAGCGACCATGATGGCAACCAATCCACTGGGAATAAACTGTTCTACCCAAATGACGATACCATTTCCAATACCAAGCATCAAAAAACCGCTTATTGCTGCATATTTTATATTTTTCTTATCAAAGATTTGCTCTCCTTTGAAACGGCACCACGTCATCAGTAAGGCTCCGGCAACGAGGAAACGAAAAGTACCCAGGATAAACGGGGGGAAACCTGCAAGGGCTTTCTGAATGAAAAAATAGGTAGAACCCCATACGATATAAACGGTGGCGAAAGCCAGGTAGACCAGAAGGGGAGGGGCGGTTTTATTTAGGTGTGCCATAGGATGGATTATTTTTCAGGTATGACCAATTGTTGTTCTTCTTTTACTGTTTCCAATACAATCGTGGTTCGAATGGAAAGTATATTTGGGATTTTGCTAAATGAATTGCGCATTAAGGCCATTAGCGAAGCCGAATCTGTAGTCCTGACCTTGACCAGATAACAGTCATCGCCGGCAATAATGTGAACTTCCTGAACCTCTTTGAGTTTCGAAAGTTCATTTGCTGTATCCATACAACCAATGTTGTGCGGTGCTTTCAAAGAGATGAAGGCGAGTAATTTCAGGTCAACAGCAACAGGATTGATTCTTGCCGTATATTGAGTAATTACATTTTTTTGCTCTAGTTTTTTTACCCGCTCCAAAACTGCGGAGGGTGCCATTTCCAGTTCTTTCGCCATATGGACATTAGAGATCCTTGAATTTTCCTGCATTAACCTTAAAATGGCCAGGTCAATCTTATCTAAACTGATGCTATTTTCGACTATCATTCTGTAAATTTATATAAAATCAGAATTATATTCAGAATTATATTTAAAAATATGTTTTTAATTCTTGCTCACGTATTTTCACTGCAGGTCGCTGATCGTTTGTGTCTAGCGTCAGTTTGTGACCTAATCGTTTGTCTCGAATGCCCCCTAAGATTGACATTTACGACACCCCTTGAGCTCCTGATTTAGCATTAACTTAGGTATTGTTAATCAAATAATTTTTGAATCTCAAAATCTAACCAAATGGAAGCACTAAAAACAGATAAAAAAGCGTTCATCGAAGGGTTTATTTTGTTGTATGACCTGCATACGGCATTGTTTTCTAATGTAATCGAAAATATATCAGAGGAGGACGCGCATAACCGATTGAATACTAAAGCAAATCATGTGGCCTGGCTTACCGGAAGTCTTGTACAGGAAAGGTTTGATTTGGCAAACGCTTTGGATATTGAGGAGCAGCAAAAAGCTAACGCTTTGTTTGAAGGGCATAAAGGAGTTCAGGACCAGTTGACTTATCCTTCGTTAGCCAGTTTTAAAGAAAATTGGATAGACATTTCTCCCAAACTGCGGACTGCATTATTAGCTGTAAGTCAGGAGAAACTGGACAGTAGCGTACCAATGCCAGGTGGAGAGATGACCTTCTTCGATTGGGTTTTCTTCATTATTCATAGGGAATCTTATTGTATCGGACAAATCGGCCTTTGGCGGAGATTGCTTGGTTACGACGCGATGAGATATCCAATGGAACCTGAAAAAAAATAAAAGATGGATAAGGAAAAGATATTTAAAGAAATGGAGGAAACAATGACTGTTTTATCAGCATTGGTTTCCTCCTTTAGCTAGGAAGAAATTAACAACGTTCCTTTTGAGGGGAGTTGGACAGCTGCACAGGTAGTCAGACATCTGAACCTGTCAAATGCTGGATTTTTGGAGGTATTGCATGGACCGGATAAAGAAACTGACCGTCCTGTGGATCAGAAGGTGGAGCCGATTAAAGCTGATTTTCTTGATTTCACGACTAAGATGCAGTCGCCGGACTTTATCCTGCCTAAAGCAGTAATTTATAATAAAACTGTTTTGCTCAGTGCCATGGAGGATATAAAAGCCAGGTTTGCAGTGGTTATTAACACTTTAGACCTGAACAGAACCTGTATGGCATTTGAATTGCCTGGATATGGCTATTTTACCCGATGGGAAGCAATTTACTTTGTTATTTATCATAGCCAGCGACATTCACATCAGTTGAGAAATATTTCCCAAAAGCTGAAGAATACAGCAGGGACTATAGATCTGCGTCAATAATCTTATTTTTAAAAGCAAAAACAACAAGGCCTGCGACGTTTTTAGCCCCGGTTTTTACCAATAGGTTATTTCGGTGCCCGTCCACTGTTCTTAAGCTGATAGAGAGTTGATCGGCAATTTCAGCAGTGGTGAATTCCTTACAAATCAGGGTGAGGATTTCTTTTTCCCGTTGAGTCAGTGAGGAGCTGGCGTCGAAGCCTCTGACATTCGCTTTATTAAGCAACTTACCCGATTGCAGGGTTTTTAATACCATTTCATTAAAATAGAAACCATTGTGGAAGGTGGTTTCTATCGCATTTTTAAGCTCACTTAGCTCAGAATTTTTCGCAATATAACCGTTTACACCCTGTTGAATCATTCTGGTGATGTGTTTTTCTTCCCCATGAACTGACAATACGATTACCCTCACATCAGGGAAGGATGTTTTTAGCTTCCTTGTGGCTTCCATTCCGTTCATTTCCGGCATGTTCAGGTCCATGAGTACGATATCTGGTTTCAGTTCACCGCAGTCGTTCATGGCATTTAACAATTCTATTCCATTTCCAGCTTCGAACATCACCTCCATATTGCCGAAGCTTTTGATGTTATTCACGAGGCATTCTCTGAACATTAGCTGGTCATCGGTCACTGCTATTCTTATCAATCTGTTCATATCTTAAATTTTAACGGGAAAGTAAATGGAAACTCCAAATCCTTTTTGAGCGGTATGATAGCTCAGCGTACCACCATTCATTTCTACCCGGTTTGTAATGTTGTGCATTCCCAGCCCCCTGCGCACCTGTTCATGGTCAAACCCTATGCCATCATCCTGGTAGTCATAACTGACTTCACCATTGTTGCAGACCAGCATAATCTCCACCCGTTTTGCTTCGGCATGTTTGACCGTATTGCTGATCAATTCCTGCGT comes from the Pedobacter sp. FW305-3-2-15-E-R2A2 genome and includes:
- a CDS encoding winged helix DNA-binding domain-containing protein encodes the protein MTLEDVSNIRLVNQQIEASTFKEGKDLVSWMGAMQAQDYAMATWGIGLRLPGSTEKLIQEEIDRGAILRTHLLRPTWHLVSTDDIWWILELTAAQVRTKSSSRLKQLGISSELCLKSNQVIESAFISHKYLTREELYFEMEQNKVGGGKDCWSHLIFLAELDGILCSGIKKDKSQTYAILCDRVSRPASISRDEALAKLAFKYFSSHCPASLNDFIWWSGLPITAAKRALEIIKPGFISETIADQEFWFPENFSRSAPVASSVYLLPAFDEFLISYKDRTAAFPLRHHSKAFTNNGIFHPVIVVGGKVKGIWKRTIKKNKVYFESQFFDDVSKEVLDLTKNAALKFAAFLDKEIEYIQPT
- a CDS encoding GreA/GreB family elongation factor, encoding MNTTSLKIDNTPIILSTGIFDLLKDHIRRRKLSKFNEEKLKLELRYAKQVLRKELPEDVVTVDTCVRVKELESGNEFTYTLVAPGKARDKHKTLSILSPIGVAMLGYVKGAKLQWEMADGIKAYQIEEVTKLG
- a CDS encoding EamA family transporter, encoding MAHLNKTAPPLLVYLAFATVYIVWGSTYFFIQKALAGFPPFILGTFRFLVAGALLMTWCRFKGEQIFDKKNIKYAAISGFLMLGIGNGIVIWVEQFIPSGLVAIMVASAAIWFVILDKPKWKENLSSKSTIAGLIIGFIGVILLFGEQIMHSLNTSQSNMQILGMALLMIGPIAWAGGSLFSKYKSDPQSSVAVNTAWQMIAAGIAFLPGSFLSSEFKGFHWQNIPLDAWLSIGYLIIFGSIAAFSAYVWLLSVRPATQVSTYAYVNPVVAVLLSVCFTNEKVTLIQILGLIVILASVLLINLAKYRASTKPIPASPELQVSKS
- a CDS encoding Lrp/AsnC family transcriptional regulator; amino-acid sequence: MIVENSISLDKIDLAILRLMQENSRISNVHMAKELEMAPSAVLERVKKLEQKNVITQYTARINPVAVDLKLLAFISLKAPHNIGCMDTANELSKLKEVQEVHIIAGDDCYLVKVRTTDSASLMALMRNSFSKIPNILSIRTTIVLETVKEEQQLVIPEK
- a CDS encoding DinB family protein — its product is MEALKTDKKAFIEGFILLYDLHTALFSNVIENISEEDAHNRLNTKANHVAWLTGSLVQERFDLANALDIEEQQKANALFEGHKGVQDQLTYPSLASFKENWIDISPKLRTALLAVSQEKLDSSVPMPGGEMTFFDWVFFIIHRESYCIGQIGLWRRLLGYDAMRYPMEPEKK
- a CDS encoding response regulator transcription factor codes for the protein MNRLIRIAVTDDQLMFRECLVNNIKSFGNMEVMFEAGNGIELLNAMNDCGELKPDIVLMDLNMPEMNGMEATRKLKTSFPDVRVIVLSVHGEEKHITRMIQQGVNGYIAKNSELSELKNAIETTFHNGFYFNEMVLKTLQSGKLLNKANVRGFDASSSLTQREKEILTLICKEFTTAEIADQLSISLRTVDGHRNNLLVKTGAKNVAGLVVFAFKNKIIDADL